The following nucleotide sequence is from Leptolyngbya sp. SIO1E4.
GCAGGTAGCGGGCCAGGGGGTGGTCAGGCACGCGAATGCCCAGGGTGCCCGTTTGCAGCGGGTTCATGGCAGGGGGGAGGCGATCGCTGGCAGGCAAAACCAGGGTTAAGGCGCCAGGCCAATAGCGATCGGTGATCTGTTGCCAGGAAGCGCGATCTGTTTCGCTGCCCATCACATAGGGCAACAGGTCAGACAGCGTTGCCCCCATGAGAATCAGCGGCTTGTTTGCCGGGCGTTTTTTTGCCACATAAATGAGATGGCTTTGATCAGGGCGAGCCGCCAATGCCGGGACGGTGTCTGTTGGAAAACTCGCCAGCGCTTTTCCGGCACGCACTCGACTCACAAAATCCTGTAAAGAAACCTGGGGCATCAGTTTGGACTAAAACCTGGCAATATTGGGTCAAAGTCTTAGTGTAAAAGGCTGACTTCCCGGCTGCCTATTGAAGCTACGGGGGCATCTGCCTCAGCTCACTCAATGCTCAGCCCCGATATCAGCCCCTATAGTAATGGGCATTCGGATCAAACCCGCCCTAGGCCCCGAACCCTATCTTGACCCAGATATCCTGCTTCTCAACTGAACACGGCCATAAATGTCAGGCCCAGGAGGTGACCAACGCTACCGTCAGATCTCTTGATTCACCGCCCTTACGGAGAATCCATTCAGCCCAAGCGATTAGCCATTACCCCCGAGAACCAGACAATTGCTCAGGAGCTTATCACCTTATTTCAGGCCCATCAGGGCGCATCTCAAGGGGAACTCAACCAGCAGTTGCAGATTGTAGAAGGAGAAGATACCGACTATCGAGTTAAACGAGGACTTGCACACATTTTGCGATCGGGCTTTAGCACTTTCGAGCCGGTAAGCCCCCTAGAACCCCCCATGCTGCGGGAACGGGTCTTTGCCTTAGCGAGCCGCACAGCACCAAGCCCAGAGGCGACCGATCAACATCTCCAGACTCTGGCGCTTCAGCTCAGTCAAGAACTCGAGCATGAGGTTGCCCCCGCCGAGGTGCAGCAGGGGCTTTACGCAGATTTGAAGGAAAACCATATTCTCATTGCCTTTGACCCACCAACCCCAGACGCCTTACTGCATCGCTACAACCTCTCCCAGGTACAGGGAATTTTTTATAAGGCTAGCCAGGTCATACTCCAGGCCTATCGCAATGATCCGGGCGAATATAAGCTGCTGTTTCGGTATCTGAAGCTGTTTCGGCTCATGGCTTACATCGAAGGAGATGCCGATCAGGGGTTTACCGTCGCAATTGATGGGCCAACCAGTTTGTTTAAACCCAGCACCCGCTATGGACTGGACATGGCCAAGCTAATTCCGGCTATCCTGCACGTGACTCGCTGGAGCTTGACTGCGACCCTACATACTCGCGATCGCTATAGCCAGCAACCCAGAGAACGCCGCTTCACGCTGGCGGCAGACTGTGGCCTGGTCTCTCACTACCCCCCAGGCAAACCCTACGACAGCATGATTGAGGAATCCTTCGCGAATCGCTGGCCCCATCATAAAACCGAGTGGCGTTTAGAGCGAGAAGTGGACCTTCTGCCCATTCCAGGCAGCGTCATGATTCCTGATTTTCGATTAGTGCATCCCGATGGACGCAGCTATCTCCTAGAAATTGTGGGGTACTGGCGCCCTGAATATTTGCGCAAAAAATTTGCCCAGGTGCGACGGGCAGCCTGTAACACGCTCATCTTGGCCGTGTCTGAACGGTTGAACCTTGACAAGGCGGGCATTCAAACAACGGATGTGCCCGCAAAAATTATCTGGTTCAAAAATAAACTCACCCCAAAAGCGGTGCTAGACTGCCTGGAACCGTAAAACAGAGATAGGATTGCCGCCAGCGTGGAGAGCTATCATCACTAGGCGTTTGTGGAGTGATGGCCTCCAGAGTTTGGGGTCTCTATCAAATGCAGTCTGATTATGGAGGGTGACTGCAAGATTTTCTCTTCAGCGTGGAACACTATATCTTAGGCGACGAAAGTTAGCCATAATACATACATTCAATTAAGAGTGCCTGGAGCTAGTTCAACGGTATGAGCACCGTTCTGATTGTTGATGACAGTTCAGCCCTGCGTGAGATGGTCTCAGGGTTGCTGGTCAAGGCTGGCATGACCATCTTGGAAGCAAAAGATGGGGCTGAGGCACAGAAAACAATGGCAGCTAGCCCCCCTGATTTAGTCGTACTCGATATCGTGATGCCCAATATGAATGGGTACGAACTTTGCCGATGGATTAAGAGTAATCCCAATACGCAAGATGTCCCTGTCGTGATTTGCTCCTCCAAGGGGGAGGAATTTGATCGCTATTGGGGGATGAAGCAGGGGGCCGATGCCTATATCGCGAAGCCTTTTCGCCCGGATGAAATGGTAGAAACGGTGAAGCAGCTCCTTCGCAGTCGGTAATCGTAGGATTGCTTACACGGCGATCGCAGCGCCATCGCTACGGGGGTCACACCCACCCTGATATTCCCCGGTCTCGGGGCAGCAGCGAATCATGTGGGCATGGCCCATCTTTTCGGTCCAGTCAGGGGCAGCCGTAACAGGGTGACCTCGCTCGGCAAGCGCTTGCCGGATCTCAGGTGAAATGCGCCCTTCTAAGGTGAGGCCCGTTGCCGTCTCCCCCCAAGTGCGCCCCCAAAGCCATCGGGGCTGATTAATGGCCTGTTGCGGATCAAACTGAAAGTCAAGGGTTCGGGTCAGTAAGGCCAATTGAGTCTGGGGCTGCCCTTCTCCCCCCATGGTGCCGAAGACAAGATAGGGGTTACCCTCGGGCTGCAAAACCATCCCCGGCATGAGGGTATGGAAGGTGCGTTTGTGGGGCGCCAAAACATTGACATGGTTGGGGTTGAGTGAAAAGAAGGCCCCTCGATTTTGCAACGCAAAGCCCGTTCCTGGAACAACAACCGCAGTGCCAAAATCGAAATACAGGCTTTGAATCACCGAGACGGCATTCCCGTCATCATCTACCACGGCTGTGTAGACGGTATCGCCGCCGATCCTGCCCGCCAGATAGGTTCCTGCTTTATCCAGTTGGATGAGAGGGCGGCGACGATCGCTATAGGCCTTAGAGATGAGGTCTGAAATCGGAATCTCGACAAAGTTTGGATCGGTGAGCCAACGATCGCGATCGGCAAAGGCCAGTTTAGTGGCCTCAACCATCAGGTGATAATAGTCAGCGGTGCCATGCCCGATGTGCTGTAGGTCAAACGGTTCAATTAAATTCAGCATTTGCAAAACCGTGAACCCCTGGGAATTAGGCGGCAGCTCAGCCACACGGTACCCCCGGTAGGCAATATCAATCGGGGTGACCCAGTCGCTGCGATGGGTTGCAAAATCTTGCCCAGTCAGAAGCCCGCCTACTGAAGCTAAATAGTCAGCAATCTGGGTTGCGATCGCGCCCTGGTAAAAGACAGCAGCCCCTTCTGTTGCCACAGCCCGCAGCGTCTGCGCCAGGTCAGGGTTCGTTAGCAAATCGCCGGGGTTCGGAATATTGCCCTCGGGTAAGAAGGGGCAGGGATCGGGAGAATGCTGTCGAAAATAGGGGCGATCGCGCCGTGTCCAGTACGTTTGTGATGCGGTGGCCGGATACCCAGTCTCGGCCAAATCGATGGCAGGCTGCAACAGGCTGGCCCAGGCTAACCGCCCAAACTGCTGGTGGGCTTGGTGCCAGGAGTCGACTGCCCCCGGTACGGTGATTGCTGCCAAGGGGCCCCGCTGCGGAATTTCAGAATACCCCTGGCTGGCATAGAACGATGGGGTAGCCTGCGCAGCGGCTCGCCCCGATCCGTTAAGCCCTTTTAAGGCCCCCGTCTTCGCGTCGTAAATCAACCAAAAGGCATCGCCCCCAAGCCCTGTCATATGAGGATAGACAACCCCCAACGCTGCCTGGGTTGCGATCGCGGCATCCACAGCGTTGCCGCCCTGTCGCAAAATTCGCCCTCCGACCTGTGCAGCCAGCACGTGGGGACAAACCACCATGCCTTGCCGCGATTTGATATCTGTCATCTCTGCTCTTCCATCATGTGGCCTATCGGTTGCCATGCATTGAGCGATGCGCGATGGATTGGGCACACAACTGTAATATCATCGCCCAGACCCGAGGCAAAAAACAAAAAGGCAAAAAAATAGAGACGCTTCCGAGCGTCTCTGATGTTCAATCCGTCAAAACCTGTCTCAAGGCATTAGCCCAAGCGATAACCAAAGCCCCGTACCGTCTTCAAGTACTGGGGTTTGCCTGGATCTTCCTCCAGCTTTTCACGAATCCAGCGGATGTGAACATCCACGGTTTTGTTATCGCCCATAAAATCATGTCCCCAGACCTTATCAATAATTTGGTCTCGCGACCAGACTCGTCGGGGTTGACTCATAAACAGCTCTAAAATTCGAAACTCTTTAGGAGATAGGCTGAGTTCCTCACCCTTTAGGAAAACTCGACACTCTTTAGGGTTCAGAACTATCTCTTGGAATCGCATCACCGGGTCAGGCTCTTGCTGCCCTACCCCGCGCTGGCGACGCATGAGGGCGCGACATCGAGCAATCAGCTCACGCATCCCAAAGGGCTTGGTCAGGTAGTCATCAGCACCCACCTCAAGTCCGACAACGCGATCCGTTTCTGTGCTCTTAGCACTCAAAATCAGTATCGGAACCTCAATACCCTGGTGACGCACAAGGCGACACAGATCCAGACCATTCATTCCCGGCAGCATTAAATCAAGAATAATCAGGTTGATATCAGGCAGAACCCTGAACGAGGTATTCTTCGTGCCGCCCAACATATCAAGGGCAGAGAGCCCATCTGCGGCAACCAGGATTTCAAACCCCTCTTCCGCAAGCGCCAAACCAACCGTCTCTCGTATCAGTTCTTCGTCTTCAACGATCAGCACCCGGCCTAACCCAACACGAACGCCCTTCTGATAGGCAGACGACAACGCTAGAGATGACATAGGAAGCGAACCGGCTTATTACACCGTGATCTTATCAGTCTGTACAGTCTTTTAAACCACGAATAACCTTAAGATTTGCCCGGATCGTCACAATCTTGAAAAATTCGCTGACTGAGCCCCTGCAATCGCAGAGGTTGCGATCTCGGATAACAATTCAACATTCCATGAGGCCGCGTTGAGGCGTCAGCGCAAACAATATGAGATGGGTATTCAGCAGGCCACTCCCAGAGGACAAAGGCTGGATTAATTCACTATTCACTTCAATTAACATGAGCCAAAACGAATAAAATACCCCGTAAACGAGCCCCATTTTGACTGCTCCATTTCTTCAAATCAATTCAAAAAATAGATTTCGGTTCTCTGCGATACTTCAAACAGCTTCTTGAATCAGAAGACCAGAGAGAAGCCAAAAAGTAAATTCAGCATCAAAAATAATTGTATAAAGCCAAAAAACAGTCAAACTTATTCAAGGATGAATTCTACTAAAAGACATTCTTTTCTATACAGTTTTAAGCGAGATGATCCCTCTGAAATTCGGCCATTTATTAAACCTGGGTTAACCCTTTAGGAAATGAACAACCCATTTGGGATAACTCAAAACCATTCTGATCAGCCTGCTAGATTAAGTCTAGAGAAGTAATGTTTTCATGGCTTTAATTCCAAGGTTTTAAGGAAAATTGCCGCAAAACACACGGGATCGCAGCCTCTCTGACGATCTTGTCACTATGGTTACTCGAGAAGGATCCAAGTTTTTCGTGACTAAAGGATTGTTCAGCTTAAACATTTTTTAGCTATCTAGCTGGAGAGTGTCGAGTATCGTTATCGGTACTCGGGCTGTTTCAATTAGAATATTTTATACGATGAGTAAATATCAATAATGTCCGCATTTGCAACGACAAACACGGACATCAAACCAACTTGATGTATCTTTTATTGACTTCAAGGGCAAACCCATTTCTCTAAGAGAAGTGAGAGAAAGTCTTTGGTGAGCCCCCGGCGGCAAACTATAGGCTCACCATTGCCGGGGTGCTAATGGATACGGATTTTGTGGGCTTTATCTGCGAGCAACTGGATTAGGAACCCACTACAAAATTGACCAGCTTCCCTGGGACAACAATCACTTTCTTGATATCTTTGCCCTCAAGATACCGTTGCCCGACCTCTGACTCGCGCGCATATTTTTCCAATGCAGCTTTATCGGAAGCGGCAGGCACGCTGATCGTGCCTCGGGTTTTACCCATAATCTGAATCACCAGGGTGATCTCATCCGCTACCAGAGCGGCCTCATCTAGCAGTGGCCAGGGCTGACGATGAATGGAATCAGCATGATCCAGCCGTTGCCAGAGTTCTTCTGCAATATGGGGGGCAAAGGGGGCCAACAGCTTCACTAGGGTGTTGATACCTTCTGCATACACTGGGGAATCTGTGCACTTAGCATCGCTGAGGGCATTACTGAGTTTCATCAGTTCTGACACCGCCGTGTTGAACTGATAATCTCCTTCAATATCTTCGCTGATTTCCTTGATGGCCGTATGAATGGCCCGCCGTAAATCTTTCTCCGCCTTGGATAGTGAGTTTGGTAAGGGGGCAGGGTTTTGTGCACCTATCGCAGAGGGTTCGGCAAACTCAGTGACAATGCGCCACACTCGGTTCAAAAAGCGATATTGCCCTTCGACGTCTGCATCATCCCATTCCAGATCTTTCTCTGGAGGGGCTTTGAACAGAATAAACATGCGGGCAGTGTCGGCACCGTATTTGTTAATCACATCGCCAGGGGCCACCCCATTGCCTTTTGATTTAGACATTGTGGCGTAGAGCCGCTGCAGGGGCTCACCCGTTTCAGGATCCCGAGGATCCTGAGGATCTTTCACCCGATCAGAGGGAACCCACTTATCTTTTCCTCCCTTGTTGGGGTTTAGGTACGTCAGCCCCTGTACCATGCCCTGGGTGAGCAGGCGACTGAAGGGTTCGTCGCAGGTGAGCAAACCGCGATCGCGCAACACCTTGGTGAAGAAGCGAGAATACAGCAGGTGTAAAATTGCATGCTCAATCCCGCCTACATACTGATCAACTGGTAACCAGTCATTAGCCTTAGCGGAATCAAAAATTTTGTCTTCATTGCGAGCATCGACAAAGCGCAGAAAATACCAGGATGAATCAATAAAGGTATCCATGGTGTCAGTTTCCCGCTTAGCCGGTTCACCGCAGGTGGGGCAAGGCACATTCACCCAATCCCCAAGCTGGGCCAGGGGCGAAGCTCCCCGACCGCTGAATTCCACATCTTGGGGTAACTCAACCGGAAGCTGATCGTCAGGTACAGGCACAATGCCGCAGCTGGGACAATGCACCACGGGAATCGGCACGCCCCAGTAGCGCTGGCGAGAAATTAACCAGTCTCGCAGGCGATAGTTTACTTCACCTTGGCCTTTACCCTCTGCTTCCAGCCATTGAATCGCGGCAGCTACGCTCTGACCTTCCCCCTTGCCTGCTGGCACCCCGTTGAGGGGGCCAGAATTCACCATTACCCCATCATGGGGCCAAGCGTCTGTCAGGCTATCTCCCTCAATGGTTTGATCGGGGGGCTGCACCACCACCTTGACGGCTAAGCCAAACTTACGGGCAAAGTCGAGATCTCGCTGATCATGGGCCGGAACCGCCATAATGGCCCCCGTCCCGTAGCCCATCAACACGTAGTCTGCAATCCAAATGGGCACCTTTTCTCCGTTGACCGGGTTAAGGGCATAACTCCCTGTCCAAACCCCATTTTTCTCTTTATCGTCGGCGGTGCGATCAATTTCACTTTTGGCTGCAGCTTCTGACTGGTAGGTTTTAACCACCTCAGACTGCCCCGGCGTTGTTAACGTTTCAACCAAGGGATGCTCGGGCGACAGCACCATAAATGTTGCCCCCCACAGCGTAT
It contains:
- a CDS encoding L-threonylcarbamoyladenylate synthase, with the translated sequence MPQVSLQDFVSRVRAGKALASFPTDTVPALAARPDQSHLIYVAKKRPANKPLILMGATLSDLLPYVMGSETDRASWQQITDRYWPGALTLVLPASDRLPPAMNPLQTGTLGIRVPDHPLARYLLAQTGPLATTSVNRSGQLPLEEMSEIARQFPEVLTLSDAAIAALKSDIGNFDLTASGVPSTVVRWQDGIWEVLRQGSVKIDV
- a CDS encoding DUF790 family protein; this encodes MIHRPYGESIQPKRLAITPENQTIAQELITLFQAHQGASQGELNQQLQIVEGEDTDYRVKRGLAHILRSGFSTFEPVSPLEPPMLRERVFALASRTAPSPEATDQHLQTLALQLSQELEHEVAPAEVQQGLYADLKENHILIAFDPPTPDALLHRYNLSQVQGIFYKASQVILQAYRNDPGEYKLLFRYLKLFRLMAYIEGDADQGFTVAIDGPTSLFKPSTRYGLDMAKLIPAILHVTRWSLTATLHTRDRYSQQPRERRFTLAADCGLVSHYPPGKPYDSMIEESFANRWPHHKTEWRLEREVDLLPIPGSVMIPDFRLVHPDGRSYLLEIVGYWRPEYLRKKFAQVRRAACNTLILAVSERLNLDKAGIQTTDVPAKIIWFKNKLTPKAVLDCLEP
- a CDS encoding response regulator — translated: MSTVLIVDDSSALREMVSGLLVKAGMTILEAKDGAEAQKTMAASPPDLVVLDIVMPNMNGYELCRWIKSNPNTQDVPVVICSSKGEEFDRYWGMKQGADAYIAKPFRPDEMVETVKQLLRSR
- the ggt gene encoding gamma-glutamyltransferase; the protein is MVVCPHVLAAQVGGRILRQGGNAVDAAIATQAALGVVYPHMTGLGGDAFWLIYDAKTGALKGLNGSGRAAAQATPSFYASQGYSEIPQRGPLAAITVPGAVDSWHQAHQQFGRLAWASLLQPAIDLAETGYPATASQTYWTRRDRPYFRQHSPDPCPFLPEGNIPNPGDLLTNPDLAQTLRAVATEGAAVFYQGAIATQIADYLASVGGLLTGQDFATHRSDWVTPIDIAYRGYRVAELPPNSQGFTVLQMLNLIEPFDLQHIGHGTADYYHLMVEATKLAFADRDRWLTDPNFVEIPISDLISKAYSDRRRPLIQLDKAGTYLAGRIGGDTVYTAVVDDDGNAVSVIQSLYFDFGTAVVVPGTGFALQNRGAFFSLNPNHVNVLAPHKRTFHTLMPGMVLQPEGNPYLVFGTMGGEGQPQTQLALLTRTLDFQFDPQQAINQPRWLWGRTWGETATGLTLEGRISPEIRQALAERGHPVTAAPDWTEKMGHAHMIRCCPETGEYQGGCDPRSDGAAIAV
- a CDS encoding response regulator transcription factor, with translation MSSLALSSAYQKGVRVGLGRVLIVEDEELIRETVGLALAEEGFEILVAADGLSALDMLGGTKNTSFRVLPDINLIILDLMLPGMNGLDLCRLVRHQGIEVPILILSAKSTETDRVVGLEVGADDYLTKPFGMRELIARCRALMRRQRGVGQQEPDPVMRFQEIVLNPKECRVFLKGEELSLSPKEFRILELFMSQPRRVWSRDQIIDKVWGHDFMGDNKTVDVHIRWIREKLEEDPGKPQYLKTVRGFGYRLG
- a CDS encoding leucine--tRNA ligase, which codes for MADKYTPAAIEGKWQEYWAQQGLDQTGEKADQPKFYALSMFPYPSGNLHMGHVRNYTITDVIARVRRMQGYRVLHPMGWDAFGLPAENAAIDRGIHPAKWTYQNIEQMKAQLKQLGLSYDWDREVATCSPDYYKWTQWSFIQFLQAGLAYQREAAVNWDPVDQTVLANEQVDSDGRSWRSGAKVERKLLRQWFLKITDYAEELLQDLDKLPGWPERVRLMQENWIGKSTGAQVVFTTEAGDELPVFTTRPDTLWGATFMVLSPEHPLVETLTTPGQSEVVKTYQSEAAAKSEIDRTADDKEKNGVWTGSYALNPVNGEKVPIWIADYVLMGYGTGAIMAVPAHDQRDLDFARKFGLAVKVVVQPPDQTIEGDSLTDAWPHDGVMVNSGPLNGVPAGKGEGQSVAAAIQWLEAEGKGQGEVNYRLRDWLISRQRYWGVPIPVVHCPSCGIVPVPDDQLPVELPQDVEFSGRGASPLAQLGDWVNVPCPTCGEPAKRETDTMDTFIDSSWYFLRFVDARNEDKIFDSAKANDWLPVDQYVGGIEHAILHLLYSRFFTKVLRDRGLLTCDEPFSRLLTQGMVQGLTYLNPNKGGKDKWVPSDRVKDPQDPRDPETGEPLQRLYATMSKSKGNGVAPGDVINKYGADTARMFILFKAPPEKDLEWDDADVEGQYRFLNRVWRIVTEFAEPSAIGAQNPAPLPNSLSKAEKDLRRAIHTAIKEISEDIEGDYQFNTAVSELMKLSNALSDAKCTDSPVYAEGINTLVKLLAPFAPHIAEELWQRLDHADSIHRQPWPLLDEAALVADEITLVIQIMGKTRGTISVPAASDKAALEKYARESEVGQRYLEGKDIKKVIVVPGKLVNFVVGS